The window CCGAATTGAAAAAGGGCTTTCCAAAATAGAAGGCGTTGAGCGGGCAAATGTCAACTTTGCATTGGAACGTTCAACAGTCGTCTATGACCCAGCTAAAACGAATGTCAATGAGTTTAAGGAAAGAGTTGAAAAGCTCGGTTATAGTGTGGTTCAAGAAAAAGCAGCTTTTGATATTTCAGGTATGACTTGCGCGGCATGTGCAACCAAAATTGAAAAAAGAATCAATAAGATGGATGGTGTCTCCAACGCAAACGTCAACTTTGCGCTAGAAACGATTGCGGTAGAATATGACAGTAAACAAGTAGAAACGGCTGAAATGATTACGGCTGTTAAGAAAATGGGCTATGAATTGATTCCCAAGCAAGATGGTAAAGAAAAGATGGATCATAAAGAACAGGAAATCAAAAAGCAACAGAGAAAGTTCATATTTTCACTGATCTTGACGATTCCGTTGCTATGGACGATGGTTGCCCATTTTGAATTTCTATCATTCATTTATATGCCTGCTATTCTGATGAACCCATGGGTACAACTTGTGCTTGCAACACCCGTTCAATTTATCGTAGGGAGACAATTTTATAAAGGTGCCTTTAACGCTTTAAGAAATAAAAGTGCCAACATGGACGTATTGGTTGCACTTGGTACGAGTGCGGCATACTTCTATAGCCTCTTTCTTACGCTGGAATGGATGATGGCAGGTAGCACAGGAATGCCTGAGCTCTATTTTGAAGCAGCTGCTGTCATTATCACATTAATCGTACTTGGTAAGTTATTTGAAGTTCGTGCAAAAGGGAAAACGAGTCAAGCTATTCAAAAGTTGCTAGGCTTGCAAGCTAAAACAGCCCGAGTTCTGAGAGATGGCATTGAAAAAGAAGTGCCGATTGAGGAAGTCGTAGCAGGAGATACAATCTTTGTGAAACCTGGTGAAAAGATTCCGGTGGACGGAGCTATCATCGAAGGGCGCTCCGCAATCGATGAATCGATGATTACAGGTGAGAGTATTCCGGTTGATAAAGTCGCCGGTGACGTAGTGATTGGCGCAACTATTAATAAAAATGGTTCATTGCAAATCAAAGCGACAAAAGTAGGAAAAGATACAGCGTTAGCACAAATTGTAAAAGTGGTTGAAGAAGCACAAGGATCAAAGGCGAATATTCAACGTTTGGCAGACCGGATTTCCGGAGTTTTCGTACCGATAGTTGTCGTTATTGCAATTGCCACGTTCCTTATTTGGTATTTTGCAGTAACACCAGGTGATTTCCGTTCCGCGTTGATTCCAACCATCTCGATTCTAGTTATTGCTTGTCCGTGTGCATTAGGCCTAGCAACACCGACGTCAATTATGGCTGGTTCAGGTAGAGCTGCTGAAATGGGACTTCTCTTTAAAGGCGGCGAACATTTGGAAAACACGCAGTCCATCGATACCGTAGTCCTGGATAAAACAGGAACCGTTACAAAAGGTGA of the Sporosarcina sp. FSL K6-1508 genome contains:
- a CDS encoding heavy metal translocating P-type ATPase, with product MATKEKTLQINGMTCAACANRIEKGLSKIEGVERANVNFALERSTVVYDPAKTNVNEFKERVEKLGYSVVQEKAAFDISGMTCAACATKIEKRINKMDGVSNANVNFALETIAVEYDSKQVETAEMITAVKKMGYELIPKQDGKEKMDHKEQEIKKQQRKFIFSLILTIPLLWTMVAHFEFLSFIYMPAILMNPWVQLVLATPVQFIVGRQFYKGAFNALRNKSANMDVLVALGTSAAYFYSLFLTLEWMMAGSTGMPELYFEAAAVIITLIVLGKLFEVRAKGKTSQAIQKLLGLQAKTARVLRDGIEKEVPIEEVVAGDTIFVKPGEKIPVDGAIIEGRSAIDESMITGESIPVDKVAGDVVIGATINKNGSLQIKATKVGKDTALAQIVKVVEEAQGSKANIQRLADRISGVFVPIVVVIAIATFLIWYFAVTPGDFRSALIPTISILVIACPCALGLATPTSIMAGSGRAAEMGLLFKGGEHLENTQSIDTVVLDKTGTVTKGEPALTDISVANGFTEEEVLQLIATAENQSEHPLAQAIVNGVKEKGIALLETTDFEALPGYGIRAKVNAREVLVGTRKLMNEHNIVILNSEASMEKLESEGKTAMLIAVDQELAGVVAVADTVKDTSKEAIARMRELGLEVIMLTGDNQRTAEAIARQVGLSNVIAEVLPEQKSEEIKKLQKQGKKVAMVGDGINDAPALAMANVGMAVGTGTDIAIEAADITLMRGDLNSVADAIIMSRKTMRNIKQNLFFAFIYNTIGIPVAAVGLLAPWVAGAAMAFSSVSVVLNALRLQKVNLKK